The nucleotide window CGCGGACCTCCGCGAACAGGCGGGTGCGCTCGCCAGAGCCAGCGCGGCGAAGGAGTACCTCCCGGCGCGGGCCGCTCTGGCCGGCGTCGCGAACGCGTGCAACCGGTGCCACCAGTCGTTCCGGGTGGGGGTGCGGGTGGACCCGTTTCCGGAGGACCGGTAGCGGTGGCTGCTTGACACGCGGTTGCCGGCATCCTACTTTGAGCGCGCTCCGAGGCCAAAATTCGGTCCCGTCGCGGGCGAAGTATCTGCAAGTCGCCGCACGGCCCCGCGCACCCCAGTCCCAAACCGAGAGCCGTCCCAAGATGTCCAGCTCCACGAACCCGGAATCCTCCCCGCCGGTCGGGTCGCTCCCCCGCCCGGTCCCCAAGAAGCGGGAGATCAAGCTCATCAGCCACTCGATGCTGTTCTACTGGTGGCCCATCTGGCTGCTCGGGTTCCTGTTCGCCGTCTGGACGTGGAACGAGGACCACCGGCTGGCGATCGTCCCGCCCGGCTCGAAGGTCACCATCGTCGAGGGCGGCCCACAATCCGATACGACGGCGTACAAGATCTCGGTGAAGAACCCGACCACGCAGTCGCTCGAGAAGGCCCGCGATGCGACCGAGAAGGCCGGCGCCGAGCCGTCGTTCCGCACCCGCGTGTCGCGGCACGCGTGGATGGGGCCGCTGTTCTGTGTGGTGCTGCTGCTGACGGTGGTCATAACCAACGTGCAGTTGCGCGGCCTGTGGTCGTTCCTCGTGCTGCTCCTGATCTTGGTGGTGGCGCTGCTGATCACCCTGATCCCGGACGGCTGGGAGAAGCTGCTGAGCACGCTGAACGGGCTGCACATTTACATCAACATGGCCGGGTACCTGTTCATCGCGACGGTGGTGTTCATCCTGTGGGCCGTGTCGGTGTTCCTGTTCGACCAGCGCACCTACATCATCGTGACCCCGGGACAGATCCGTGTGTGCGAGCACGTGGGCGCGTCGATCCGCACCTTCGACACCACCGGGCTGTCGTTCGAGAAGCAGCGGGACGACATGTTCCGCCACTGGCTGCTCGGGTTCTTCTCCGGTGACCTGATCGTGCGGACGTCCGGTGCCGAAAAGGAGACGATCCGGCTCCCGAACGTTCTGTGGATCGGCTGGCGGCTGGAAGAGGTCCAGCAGTTGCTCGCCGAGAAGGCCACGGTGGCGGCTTGAGGCCGGCCAGAAACTCGAACACGGGCGGCGCGATCGTGGTCGCGCCGCCCGTGTTTGTTAACCGCCCGCTCTGCTTGCTCCCTTAACCTACTCCTTGATTTCTTCCTTCACCAAGTTGATGTAGAAAGTACCCTTCTTCTCCTCGACCTTCTTGGCCAGCAGGGCCTCGGCTTCGACCTTCTGGTTGTACGGGAACTTTTCGACCACCTTGCTGCCGTTGTCGAACACCACCCACACGGCCCGGGTGCGGACCTCCTTCGCGACCCGCGTGCGCTTGGTCGGAGCTTTCTTGGTGGCGGCCTTTTTGGCGACCTTCTTTTTCTTCTTCTTCGGCTTTTCGTCGTCATCGTCCCCGGCGTCGTCGTCCCCGCCGGCGTCGCTGTCGAGATCCGCATCTATGTCAACGTCCGCGTCGGCATCGACTTCCGCTTCGGCGTCGACCTCCGCGTCCTCAGAGTCCTCGTCCTCGTCTTCCTCTTCCTCTTCGACCTCTGTGCCCTCGGTCTCTTCCTCCCGCTGCCGCGCCTCCAGCGCCTCGGCCTCGCGCCGCAGGTCTTTCCGGCTCCGACCCCTCGCCATGTGCGCCCCTCCGAACGAAATGCGTATTGCAACCGTTAAGCTAAGTGACGGTGAGGGAACTGACAAGGTTCGCCCCCCCGCCGGGGCGGGTCAGATCCACCGCTTCCAGCGGAAGAACACGACCGACGCCAGCCCGGTGGCCAGCATCGCCGCCAGCGCGACCGGGTATCCGTACTCCCACTCCAGCTCCGGCATGTGCTTGAAGTTCATGCCGTACACGCTGGAGATCAGCGTGAGGGGCAGTATGGTGGTCGAGATCATGGCCAGCACCTTCATGACCTCGTTGAGCCGGTTCGACACCGCCGCGAGGTGCGTTTCGCCCATGTCGCTCACCATTTCGCGGGCCGCCTCGATCAGCTCCGTGTACCGCACCAAGTGGTCGTACACGTTGCGGTAGTAGACGATCTCGCGGGCCTCCACCAGCTCGAACTCGCCGCGGATCAGCCGGGCCAGCACCTCCCGCTCGATGATGAGCGTCTTCCGCATCCCGGTGACCACCCGCTTGAGCCGCAGAATGCGGTGGATCAGCTTGGGCGACGGGTTAGTGAAAATGCGCGCCTCCAGGTGGTCGAGCTTGGTCGCCACCCACTCGACCACCGGGGCGTACTCGTCCACCATCGCGTCGAGCACGATGTGGAACACGTAGTCCGGGCCGCGCCGGGCCGAGTCGCCGTGTCGCGACAGGTACCGGTGCGCCGTTTCGATACAGGCGAGCCGCTCCAGCGAGTGCGTGATGAGGACGCTGTGCGACAGCACCGCGCTGAGCTGCGGGCGGTGCCGGTGCAGCAGCCGGGACGCCGACGGCAGCCGTTCCGCGCCGGGCGGGCGCCCGGCGCCGGCGGCCATCGCGACCAGCCCGGGCGGGAGCGGGTTCACGATCACGAACAGGTAGTCCGGGAACTCTTCGACTTTCGGGAAGTGCGCGCCGCGGTCGGGCTCGCGGCGGATGCGGGTGACGTCCTCGAGCGACAGCGGGTGAACCGGCAGGAACTTCTGGAAGACCGCGGCCTCTTCCTCGGGCGTGGGGTCGCTCAGGTCGACCCAAACGAACTCGTCCGCGGCGATGCCGGCGGCCGATTCGGGCAGCCCCTCGGGGCCGGTTTCCTTGCAGGACGAGCCGTTCCAACGGCGGACGGTGATCATGGGGTTCCGGATGCGAATAACTGAATCGGCACGGCCCGGGTTGCGTCTAGATTCCTATGGAGCGGCGCGGGGAACGGCGCGGGCGCGAGAAGCGCCTTGTAAGTCGCCGCTCTGGTGCGGGTAGAATACGCGGCGTCCGGTCCGACCTTGCCCGCACGCGTACCCCCGACATGGCACCCGCCGCGCCCCACGCCCCCGCGATCGCACCGACCGACGACGCGCTGCTGGCGCGGTTCGCGGCCGGCGACCGTTCGGCGCTCGACGACCTGTTCCGTCGGTACCGGGGTGTGGCGTACCGGGTGGCGTATCGGCTGCTGGGGTGTGAGGCCGACGCGCTCGACGCGGTCCAAGACGGGTTCGTGAACGCGCTCACGCACCTCGATCGCTTCGTGGGCCGCAGCTCCTTCAAGACGTGGCTGCTGCGGGTGGTGTGTAACGCCGCCCACGACATCGGCCGACAGCGCAAGCGGAACGAGCGGATGCCTCAAGCGCCGGCTCAGTTCTCGTTCGATGAGCTCCGGGCGGCCGACCCGCCCCCCGCCGACGGCGGACTGGTTCGGGCCGATTTGCGCCGCATCCTTGATGCGGCGCTCGCCCGGCTACCGGAGGTTCAAAGGCGGACGTTCGTCTTGCATGTCGAGGGCGAGTTGACCTATCGTGAAGTGGCCGACGCGCTGGGGATCTCGATCGGCACCGTGATGAGCCGCCTGTTTTACGCACGCCAGAAGTTGAAGGAACTGCTCGCGGGTTACCAACAGCCATGACCACCCTCCCGAACGACAACCCGAACCGCCCGGACCCGTTCGGCGGGTACATTGCCGGCGCGCGCGAGGCTGTGGACGCCGTTCGCCCGGACGAGCCCAGCGAGGACCAGTGGCGCGCTGTGCTGGGCGGTGTGCGCGTGGGGCTCGCCGCCGCTACCGAGCCGGCTCGTTCCGCGCCCCCGCGCTGGCACCGCACCGCGCTCGTGGCCGGTGCGGTGGCACTCGCGGCGGTAGCCGCCGCGGTCGTGTGGGTTCCGTTCGCGCCTGTGGTTAACCCGGCCGGCGTCACCAAGTCGGGACCTGTGGTTCCGGTCGGGCCGGAACCGCCGGCCGACCCCCTGGCAGGGTTCGATGTACTGCCGTTGGCGAGTGCCGAAGAGGTGGACCTGCACCGTGTGCCCGGTTCCGGTTGGCTCCCCGTCGGACATGACCCCCTCCCGGCGGCGCTTGTTCTGGCAACCAACCAGGACATCG belongs to Gemmata obscuriglobus and includes:
- a CDS encoding RNA polymerase sigma factor, whose translation is MAPAAPHAPAIAPTDDALLARFAAGDRSALDDLFRRYRGVAYRVAYRLLGCEADALDAVQDGFVNALTHLDRFVGRSSFKTWLLRVVCNAAHDIGRQRKRNERMPQAPAQFSFDELRAADPPPADGGLVRADLRRILDAALARLPEVQRRTFVLHVEGELTYREVADALGISIGTVMSRLFYARQKLKELLAGYQQP
- the corA gene encoding magnesium/cobalt transporter CorA, producing the protein MITVRRWNGSSCKETGPEGLPESAAGIAADEFVWVDLSDPTPEEEAAVFQKFLPVHPLSLEDVTRIRREPDRGAHFPKVEEFPDYLFVIVNPLPPGLVAMAAGAGRPPGAERLPSASRLLHRHRPQLSAVLSHSVLITHSLERLACIETAHRYLSRHGDSARRGPDYVFHIVLDAMVDEYAPVVEWVATKLDHLEARIFTNPSPKLIHRILRLKRVVTGMRKTLIIEREVLARLIRGEFELVEAREIVYYRNVYDHLVRYTELIEAAREMVSDMGETHLAAVSNRLNEVMKVLAMISTTILPLTLISSVYGMNFKHMPELEWEYGYPVALAAMLATGLASVVFFRWKRWI